Proteins encoded by one window of Betaproteobacteria bacterium:
- a CDS encoding CoA synthetase, with the protein MSAVRSIDKQMTETLQYNDDELLAVLMAREVRDDEVSACGALSHLPAAGLLLAKALHAPNAELIILNTVFRPFRTSRQFHFLAQRGELGLFFVSGVQIDRHGNYNLHQLGPDPDHPKLRFPGGYGGGMIYYAARRSIVFRTEHVRRSLVERVDFVSAAGSSPDNVVRLGGPSKVITPKASFRFDKAAGCLRLDSIHPPYTLDEIRDNTGFDLGVAGPVPATPAPSAQELTVLRQVVRRKMIDTGTYAAWAERTLGVV; encoded by the coding sequence GTGAGCGCAGTCCGATCGATCGACAAGCAGATGACGGAAACGCTGCAGTACAACGACGACGAGTTGCTGGCCGTGCTCATGGCGCGCGAGGTGCGCGACGACGAGGTGTCGGCGTGCGGGGCGCTGTCGCATCTGCCGGCAGCGGGTTTGCTGCTCGCCAAGGCGCTGCATGCGCCCAATGCGGAGCTCATCATCCTCAACACCGTGTTCCGGCCCTTCCGGACCTCGCGCCAGTTCCACTTTCTCGCCCAGCGCGGCGAGCTGGGCCTGTTCTTCGTCAGCGGGGTGCAGATCGACCGTCACGGCAACTACAACCTGCATCAGCTTGGTCCCGACCCCGATCATCCGAAGCTGCGCTTTCCCGGCGGCTATGGCGGCGGCATGATCTACTACGCGGCACGGCGCAGCATCGTCTTTCGCACCGAGCACGTTCGGCGGTCGCTGGTGGAGCGCGTGGATTTCGTCTCGGCCGCCGGCAGCTCGCCCGATAACGTCGTGCGTCTCGGTGGCCCGAGCAAGGTCATTACGCCCAAGGCCAGCTTCAGGTTCGACAAGGCGGCGGGGTGCCTGCGCCTCGACTCGATCCATCCGCCGTATACGCTGGACGAGATCCGCGACAATACCGGGTTCGATCTCGGCGTTGCGGGACCGGTACCGGCTACCCCTGCACCGAGCGCGCAGGAGCTCACCGTGCTGCGCCAGGTGGTCCGGCGCAAGATGATCGATACCGGCACGTATGCCGCTTGGGCGGAACGCACGCTCGGCGTCGTCTGA
- a CDS encoding VOC family protein, translating into MAQIRHIAIQTQDEEATANFYVENFGLTKVRKLESERTSGYYLTDGHINLAILRFKNDVVAGAERGKGWSGIHHIGFQVESLEEIERKLETSGAKPREDINAALGIAQGGPRVGEGNVEVRYSGPDNVTFDVSQTGWVGTPTNKAHT; encoded by the coding sequence ATGGCACAGATCCGGCACATCGCGATTCAGACCCAGGACGAGGAAGCGACTGCGAACTTCTACGTCGAGAACTTCGGCCTCACCAAGGTGAGAAAGCTCGAGAGCGAGCGCACCTCGGGTTATTACCTCACCGACGGCCACATCAACCTCGCCATACTGCGCTTCAAGAACGACGTCGTGGCCGGCGCCGAGCGCGGCAAGGGCTGGAGCGGCATCCACCACATCGGCTTCCAGGTCGAGAGCCTGGAGGAGATCGAACGCAAGCTCGAAACATCGGGTGCCAAGCCGCGCGAGGATATCAACGCGGCGCTCGGCATCGCGCAGGGCGGACCACGGGTCGGCGAGGGCAACGTGGAAGTGCGCTACAGCGGTCCCGACAACGTAACCTTCGACGTCTCGCAAACCGGATGGGTCGGCACGCCCACCAACAAAGCCCACACGTAA